In Littorina saxatilis isolate snail1 linkage group LG8, US_GU_Lsax_2.0, whole genome shotgun sequence, a single genomic region encodes these proteins:
- the LOC138973785 gene encoding uncharacterized protein, with translation MVNKTCAYGLCKSDSRHYGRPKMEGVAFIYFPQPRKDKEKCKRWVRACGRPAEGAGCFTEDSVTKDTYICSKHFVAGNGPTPIHPDPVPALASEVEKIAFEKKKKRPCPKERQYARASGSKKPARSNPSAVLTPTESVVTGRPTASDIGVFSSKKSRSESSAVLSPTEPVVTSNTSATAGQGEQVSDVMSYQEQNVTPTKEPINRAAPRTPFLLRHVLQREPNLKKQLMTTTGTQTDLTSSPRFSAGDVVFNELSDDDLMGSLKQLKRTLFKASVFRDDQTCKFYTGLTVVGFGILLNFVSNVASRMTYWRGEETGPDGVVPNRRDQTGTQRLLTLKEELLVVLVRLRRALEVNMLSDLMGVSSSLVSRIFITWIHMLSRELCFLIKWPTRARVLSRLPRAFRFFPKTRVIIDCTEFQLQKPSLPSVQRKTYSSYKHRNTAKCLVGVTPRGAFSFVSDIWTGSISDRKIVEMSGFLEMLEAGDDVMADRGFLIRDLVTLRKATLNIPPFAHGRQMAKSAVTKTRRIAAVRIHVERAIGRLKQFRLLSETIPAPLNPLVHMCVTVAAALCNLEKPLCR, from the exons ATGGTCAACAAAACGTGTGCGTATGGACTGTGCAAAAGCGACTCAAGGCATTATGGCCGGCCGAAGATGGAAGGAGTCGCTTTCATTTATTTTCCTCAGCCAAGAAAGGATAAAGAGAAATGTAAACGGTGGGTGAGAGCGTGCGGCCGGCCAGCAGAAGGCGCCGGTTGTTTCACCGAGGATTCCGTGACGAAAGACACCTATATTTGTTCCAAACATTTTGTAGCGGGGAATGGACCAACGCCAATTCATCCTGATCCAGTACCAGCTCTGGCATCAGAAGTGGAAAAAATAgcatttgaaaagaaaaaaaagcggcCATGCCCTAAAGAACGACAGTATGCCAGAGCTTCTGGCAGCAAGAAACCGGCCAGATCAAACCCGTCTGCAGTGCTCACACCGACAG aATCTGTGGTGACTGGTAGGCCTACTGCCAGTGACATCGGTGTTTTTAGCAGCAAGAAGTCCAGATCTGAATCATCTGCAGTGCTTTCACCGACAG aacCTGTGGTGACCAGTAATACCAGTGCCACTGCTGGACAAGGGGAGCAAGTAAGTGATGTCATGTCATACCAGGAACAGAATGTCACACCAACCAAGGAGCCCATCAACAGAGCAGCTCCAAGGACACCATTTCTCTTGCGACACGTGCTGCAACGGGAACCAAACCTCAAGAAGCAGCTGATGACAACAACAGGAACACAGACCGACCTGACATCTTCACCGAGATTTAGTGCAGGCGATGTTGTTTTTAATGAACTCAGCGATGACGATCTCATGGGCAGTCTCAAACAGCTGAAAAGGACCTTGTTCAAAGCTAGCGTGTTCAGGGATGACCAGACGTGTAAATTTTACACGGGTCTCACTGTGGTGGGGTTTGGAATTCTTCTTAACTTTGTCAGTAATGTTGCCTCCAGGATGACATACTGGAGGGGTGAAGAGACTGGCCCTGATGGCGTTGTCCCCAACCGCCGAGACCAGACGGGGACACAGAGACTTCTGACTTTAAAGGAAGAACTTCTTGTTGTCTTGGTGCGTCTTCGACGTGCACTAGAGGTAAACATGCTGAGTGACTTGATGGGTGTGTCCTCATCATTGGTAAGCAGGATTTTCATTACGTGGATTCATATGCTATCACGGGAACTTTGCTTTCTGATCAAATGGCCAACACGAGCACGTGTTCTTTCCAGACTGCCTCGAGCATTTAGATTTTTCCCCAAAACACGTGTGATTATTGATTGCACAGAGTTTCAGCTTCAGAAACCCTCACTACCTTCGGTGCAGAGAAAAACTTATTCCAGTTACAAACACAGGAATACCGCTAAGTGTCTTGTTGGCGTTACACCGCGTGGGGCATTTAGTTTTGTGTCTGATATATGGACAGGGTCCATATCtgacagaaaaattgttgagaTGTCTGGTTTTCTGGAGATGCTAGAGGCTGGAGATGATGTAATGGCCGACAGGGGTTTTCTAATTAGGGACCTTGTCACGCTGCGTAAAGCCACCCTAAACATCCCACCCTTTGCTCATGGCAGACAAATGGCAAAATCAGCAGTGACAAAAACGCGTAGGATAGCTGCTGTTCGAATCCACGTAGAGCGGGCCATCGGCCGTCTTAAGCAGTTTCGGCTTCTTAGCGAGACCATTCCAGCACCCCTGAATCCTCTGGTCCACATGTGTGTCACTGTAGCTGCGGCTTTGTGTAATCTTGAGAAACCACTGTGTCGGTAA
- the LOC138974372 gene encoding uncharacterized protein encodes MAAHSDSGRDFSKLNCESLREYLKARGISATGYCKQSLVRLATCASGLSLEIDPDSSNVDVASQVKSSLQGLNFPVLDPFTLPFSDDFSSTPMIGLIDVFNYLIDSRTDFDKKATKAYKSYEDYRLFHDGHVLELKCWNNERFCCYQSRVKPTQRQKTYILTDAYKLWIIADRDGDIHLAYCQCPAGSDGACRHIAAALYAIEDHEVKSVTDGPAVWVRRNTACEEAERLNMLPQIKARYDNRVPRKLPSADNFDPRAYEDRVHTAEKEALFAELLSKELPDAAVLECLVDSSQDPSETTDADEQLLQHSVAARTKDITSQGDTDRDFDCVVDALRSEQETLQRIEKATRGQNNNPLWYVMRQGRVTASDMKRVCSRHTTLCGKPDTDCTKLVDHILGKQTDFDTPALAWGRKKEKKAREHYCRVEKKKHKNFTLSERGLQISSRKPFLGCSVDGLVSCSCTGHSEKLIEIKCPYALRELSPKDAARQRGCELNVDNGSWSLNERSQYFHQIQTQLFVYGLSECDLVIYTTKGIIIVPVQYSEKFAVEFVRKAEDFYKGRDLMDQQIRWTSSKKDGPAAKKMGFNSKLAAINIFGSNRYT; translated from the exons ATGGCTGCTCATAGCGACAGTGGACGGGACTTTTCTAAATTAAACTGTGAATCTCTTCGGGAATACCTCAAAGCAAGAGGGATTAGTGCCACGGGTTATTGCAAACAATCTTTGGTCCGACTTGCCACCTGCGCCAGCGGATTATCGCTTGAAATTGACCCTGATTCGTCCAACGTTGACGTGGCCAGCCAGGTCAAATCAAGTCTACAGGGCTTGAATTTTCCGGTTCTTGACCCCTTCACGCTACCGTTTTCTGATGATTTTAGTTCGACACCAATGATAGGCCTGATCGACGTTTTCAACTATCTGATCGACAGTAGGACTGACTTCGATAAGAAAGCGACAAAGGCGTACAAAAGCTACGAAGATTACAGACTTTTTCACGATGGCCATGTTTTGGAACTCAAGTGCTGGAACAACGAAAGGTTTTGCTGCTACCAGTCCCGTGTAAAGCCTACTCAACGACAGAAGACCTACATCTTGACAGATGCATACAAGCTGTGGATCATCGCTGATCGTGATGGGGACATCCACTTGGCTTATTGTCAGTGTCCTGCAGG ATCTGATGGTGCATGCAGACATATTGCAGCAGCTTTGTATGCTATAGAAGACCATGAGGTGAAGTCAGTCACAGATGGACCTGCTGTCTGGGTGAGGCGCAACACTGCCTGTGAAGAAGCTGAAAGGCTGAACATGCTGCCCCAGATTAAAGCCAG GTATGATAACAGAGTTCCTCGTAAGCTTCCGTCTGCAGACAACTTTGATCCACGGGCTTATGAAGACAGAGTGCATACTGCTGAGAAGGAAGCCTTGTTTGCTGAATTACTTTCCAAG GAGCTGCCCGATGCTGCAGTGCTAGAGTGCTTGGTTGACAGTAGCCAGGATCCAAGTGAGACCACTGATGCAGATGAACAGCTTCTGCAGCATTCTGTTGCAGCAAGGACCAAGGATATCACTTCACAAGGCGACACAGATCGTGactttgattgtgttgttgatgctcTGCGTTCAGAGCAAGAGACGCTGCAGCGGATTGAGAAAGCAACTCGCGGACAGAATAACAATCCGCTGTGGTACGTTATGAGGCAGGGCCGTGTGACTGCCTCCGACATGAAGCGCGTCTGTTCTAGACACACCACCCTGTGTGGGAAGCCCGACACGGACTGTACAAAATTAGTAGATCACATCCTGGGGAAACAGACAGACTTTGACACTCCAGCTTTGGCTTGgggaaggaagaaagagaaaaaagcaaGAGAGCACTATTGTCgcgtggagaaaaaaaagcataaaAACTTTACACTCAGTGAAAGAGGGTTACAGATTTCCAGTAGAAAACCCTTCTTGGGATGCTCAGTAGATGGTCTTGTATCATGCTCTTGTACTGGTCACAGTGAGAAGTTGATAGAAATCAAATGTCCGTATGCACTAAGAGAGCTGTCACCCAAAGATGCCGCAAGGCAGAGAGGTTGCGAGCTGAACGTAGACAATGGGAGCTGGAGTCTCAATGAAAGGTCTCAGTACTTTCACCAAATACAAACACAGCTGTTCGTGTATGGTCTGAGTGAGTGTGATTTGGTGATTTACACAACAAAAGGGATTATCATTGTCCCTGTGCAGTACAGTGAGAAGTTTGCTGTGGAATTTGTCCGGAAGGCAGAAGATTTTTACAAAGGCAGGGATTTAATGGACCAGCAAATTAGATGGaccagcagcaaaaaagatggaccagcagcaaaaaagatgggtttcaACAGCAAATTAGCTGCAATAAATATTTTTGGCAGCAACAGATATACTTAG